The genomic window GAGGTCGACTACAACGCCGTCTACGACCGCGTGAAGGCGACGCTGCTGGAGGCCTTCACCGAGAACTACTCGGCCGCGCTGCAGACGACCCTGTTCGAGATGGGCCAGGCGGTGCTCGAGTCGGTGCCCGAGATCGTCGAGATCCGCTTCTCGATGCCGAACAAGCACCACTTCGTGGTCGACCTCGAGCCGTTCGGTCTCGACAACCCGAACGAGGTCTTCTACGCCTCCGACCGGTCGTACGGCCTGATCGAGGCCGAGGTCGCCCGTGAGGGCGTCGCGCCGGCACCGATCGCGTGGGGGAGCGTCAGCAGCTTCTGCTGAGCCGCGGTGGGGCGCCGGCATCCGCCGCTGTGAACGGGGCGGATGCCGCGCGCTCAGCCTGCGCGCAGGGCGAGCGCGAGCTCGCCGATCGCCACCGCCGACCGCGCATGCCCCGGGTCGCCGTCGATCGCGAACCAGGTCGACGACAGGGCGCACCACGCGACCAGCCAGTCGAGCATCCGCCCGCGATCGATGCCGGTGGTCGCGACGACCACGTCGAGCTGCCGCGCGAGCCGGCCCGGTCGCAGCGCCCGCTCGTGCGAGGGATTGCAGAGGAGGTTCGCGAAGTCGAAGGCGCGCTCGCCGTACAGCGCCTTCGGGTCGATCGCGAGCCAGCCCCGCTCGCCGAAGTCGAGCACGTTGCCGTGGTGCAGGTCGCCGTGCAGCACGACCTCGTCACGCGGGGCCTCGAGCAGCGTCCAGGCGAGGTCGGCGCCGCGACGATGGAACGGATCGAGCCGGTCGGCGCGTTCGAAGAGCTGCCGGAACCAGGTGGGCAGGTCGACGAGCTCGGGCGGATCGTCGAGCGCGAGCACGTCGGCGGATGCCGCGTGCAGCAGCGCGCCCGTCTCGCACACGATGCGCGTCGCCTCGTCGTCGCGCCCCGCGGCGACCATCGCGACGAGGTCGCCCATGCCGGTCGCGCGCTCGATCAGGATGGCGCGGCCCTTCCGCCGCAGCACCCTGGCCACGCCGTGCCCGTCGAGCGCCTCGAGGAGCACGCCGCCGCGCTGCTCCTCGGCGACGCGCGAGAGCTTGAGCATCGCGGGTTCGCCCTGCCGCGTGGTGACCGGCAGCAGGGCGCTCGACGCGGTCGTGCGCGGGTCGCCGTCGGGACGCAGGCGCCAGCGGCGCTGCCACTCGGCGTCGGCCCGGTGGCCGGGGGAGACGGGTCCGAGATCGCTCATCCACTCCAGTATCGGCGGTCCGCCCGCCCGGTGCCGGGGGTTGCCGTCGGCGTCTACGCTGGCAGGATGACCCCCGCCGTCGTCGTGATCGTGTCCGACCGCAGCTCGCGCGGCGAACGCGCCGACGCAGTCGGTCCCGTGCTCGTCGAGCGGCTGCGTGGAGGCGGCTTCGCCGTCGACGAGCCGCGGGTCGTGCCCGACGGCGCCGCCTCGGTCGAAGCCGCGCTCCGCGACGCCGTCGCCGCCGGCGCGCGCCTGATCGTCACGAGCGGCGGCACCGGCCTCGGCCCCCGCGACCGGACGCCCGAGGGCACCGCGCCGGTGCTGGCCCGCGAGCTGCCCGGCATCCCCGAGGCGCTGCGACGCACCGGGGCCGAACACGTGCCCACCGCGGTCCTGTCCCGCGGGATCGCGGGCATCGCCGACCAGCCCGGGACGGGCGGCGCACTCGTCGTCAACCTGCCCGGCTCGCCGGGCGGGGCATCCGACGGCATCGACCTGCTCCTGCGCATCGCGCCCCACGCGATCGCCCAACTCGACGGAGGCGACCACTGATGACCACCGCACCGGATGCCCCGGTCCCTGCTTCCGAGCCCCGCACCGCCGTCGTCGACGAACCGCTCGACGTGGCCGCCCACCTCGACGCCGTCGCCGACCCCCACGCGGGCGCCATCGCGAACTTCATCGGCGTCGTCCGCGACCACGACCCGGAGGCCGCGGGCACCGTCGTCGAGCTGCGGTACAGCTCGCACCCCGACGCGCCGCGCATCCTTCGCGAGATCGCCGACCGGTTCGCGACGGATGGTGTGCTGATCGCCGTGAGCCACCGCATCGGCACGCTGACGGTCGGCGACCTCGCACTCGTGTGCGCGGTGTCGACGGCGCATCGTGCGCAGGCCTTCGAGATCTGTCGCGAGCTCGTCGAGCGCGTGAAGGCCGAGCTGCCGATCTGGAAGCAGCAGGAGACCGACGACGGCAGCAGCCACTGGGTCGGCCTGACCTGAGCGGGCCGCCCGCCGCCCGCGTCGGACATGATTCGAGTGGGCGATCATCGCTGTTCCTGAGTTGGGCAACAGCGATTCGCGCCCACTCGATCGGCGCCAGCGCTGCTGGTGCGCTGCTGCTGCGGTCGCTCAGCCGCCGGCGAACGGCGGGAGCACGTCGACGAGGTCGTCGTCGCCGACCGCGGCCGCGTCGTCCTCGGTGCGCCGGCCGTTGAGCAGGAGGCTGCACCGGCCGAGCACCCGGCCGAGCTCCTCGCCGTGCGCGGCGAGCATCGCGGCGCGCAACGACCCGAGGTCGGTCGCGTCGAGGCGTTCCTGCTCGGTGCCGGCGGCGTCGGCCGCCCCGGCGAAGTACCGGACGGTCGCCATCAGCGTGCACCCCACTCGGCCGCGAGCGCCTCGGCCTGCGCCACGGCGCCGTCGAGGTCGCCCGTGCGACCTGCGGCGTAGCCGACGAGGAACGTCGTGAGCGGGCCCGCGGGCCGGGTGACGGCGTGCGCGACGTCGCGGGTCAGGTCGAGCAGCGTGCCGACGGGGACGTCGGTCGCCTCGATGCCGAGCCTGGCGCTGAGCGCGGCGACCCAGTCGTCGAGCACCTCGGGGGTGGCGGGCGTGGATTCGGACATGGGTCGGCCTCCCGGCTCTGAGACGGAACTGGACGAGGATACGCCGCCGGCGGCGATCGTCGACGCGCGGGCGAGGTCGCCCCAACGGTCGACGTCGAGCGCCGAGTCGCCGGTCGCCGGCACCTCGACGAGGTCGAGCGCCCCGACGAGCGCCCGCACGGGCAGGTCCCGCACGTCGCCGAGTCGGGCGACGCCGGCGGCGAGGGCGTCGCGCCGGTAGGCGGCGAACAGCCACTGCGCGCGGCCGTCGTCGTCGACGAGCACGGCGCCGTCGGCCTCGCGTGCGGCCGAGATCCGTGCCGCGAGTTCGGCGACGGATGCCTCCGCGAACGGCAGGTCGCACGCCAGCACGAGCACCAGAGGGGCATCCGTCTCGTCGAGCGCGGCGGCGAGTCCGGCGAGCGGTCCGCCGAAGGGCGGGTCGTCGACGACGTGTCGCAGGTCGGCGCCGTCGGCCGCCGCGCCGGATGCAGGGCGAGGGCCGGCGACGACGATGCGTGCCGCGCCGGCGGATGCCGCGGCCGCGACGACCCGGTCGACGAGCGCCGTGCCGCCGACGTGCAGGCGGCCCTTGTCGACGCCGCCGAGCCGTTCGGCACGGCCGCCGGCGAGCACGATCGCGTCGAGGCCGCCCGTCGCAGCGCTCCGGCTGGCGGCGGCACCGGTTGCGGTCGTGCCCGTCGGGTCGGTGCCGGTCGGGTCGGTGGCGCTCGGGTCGGTGCCGGTCTTGTCGGTGCCCGTCGTGTCGGCGCCGGTCGTGTGGGTGGCAGCGGCCACGATCAGCTCCGGTGCCACTCGCCCGACTTGCCGCCGGTCTTGGAAAGCAGTCGGACGCCCTCGATCGAGACGTCCTTGTCGAGGCCCTTGACCATGTCGACGACCGCGAGCGCGGCGACCGACACGGCGGTGAACGCCTCCATCTCGACGCCGGTCCGGTCGGCGGTGCCGACGGTGGCGCGGATCGCGACGCCGTCGTCGACGACCTCGAGGTCGACGGATGCCGCGTGCACGCCGATCACGTGCGCGAGCGGCAGCAGTTCGGCGCAGCGCTTGGCGCCCTGGATTCCGGCGATGCGGGCGACCGCGAGCACGTCGCCCTTCGGCACCGTCCCGTCGCGGAGCGCCGCGACGACCGTGGCCGGGCACCGCACGAACCCCTCGGCGGTCGCGCTGCGCACGGTCGGCGTCTTCTGCGTGACGTCGACCATGCGGGCGTGTCCGGCATCGTCGAGGTGCGTGAAGGGGCTGCGGGGCGCGTCGGTCATGGTCCGACCAGCATGACAGGCAGGCGTTCGCCCGCGCGAACCGCCTCGGCCTCGGCGGGCACGATCGCGAATCCCTGGGCGTGCGCGAGTCCGCCGGCGAGGTGCGAGCCCGACCCGCCGCCGGTCGCCCGGCGGATGCGGCCCGAACCGTCGAACGCGACGGGCATGTACTGGCGACGGCCCGGCGGGCTGCGCCAGCCGTCGACGACCTCGGCCTCGGTGCGCGCGGCCCCGGTGGGCTCAAGTCCCTGCATCGCCTGCAGCACGGGTCGCACGAAGACCTCGAAGGACACCGCGACCGAGACCGGGTTGCCGGGCAGCCCGGCGAGCAGCGCACCCGATTCGAGGCGCCCGAACGCCTGCGGCTTGCCGGGCTGCATCGCGACCTTGCGGAAGACGATGCCGCGTCCGTCGAGCGCGGCCTTCACCACGTCGTGCGCGCCGACCGAGACGCCGCCGGTGCAGACCACGAGGTCGGGCGCGTGCTCGGCTCCGAGCCGCTCGAGTTCGGCGAGCAGGTCCGCTGGGTCGTCGCCGACCCGCGCGATCGAGACGACATCGGCCCCTGCACCCGCGACGACGCCGGCGAGCAGGACCGAGTTCGACTCGGGGATCTGCCCGCGCGCGGGCGTCTCGCCCGGGGCGACGAGTTCGTCGCCGGTCGCCACGATCGCGACCCGCGGCGCGCGTCGCACCGAGACCTCGCCGACGCCCGCGGATGCCGCGGCGCCGAGCCGGTAGGGCGTGAGCACGGCACCGGCCTCGAGCACGACGGCACCGGCCGCCACGTCCTCGCCAGCGCGGCGGACGTGCGCGCCCGGCGCGGGTTCGGTCACGACCTCGACGACGCCGCCCACCTCGGCCCACGCGTGGGCGTCGCGGTAGGCGGCGGTGTGCTCGACCGGCACGATCGTGTCGGCATCGCTGGGCAGCGCGGCTCCGGTCATGATGCGCACGGCCTGGCCGGCGGCGAGCGCGGGGTCCTCCGCCGAGCCCGCGGCGACCTCGCCGACGACGTGGAGCGAGACCGGGTTCGCCTCGTCGGCACCCGCCAGGTCGGCGCTGCGCACGGCGTAGCCGTCCATGCCGGTGTTGTCGAAGCGCGGCACGGACTGCACGGCGATCACGTCGGTCGCGAGCACGCGTCCGAGCGCCGCGGCGAGCGGCACGCGTTCCACCGGGAGCGGCTCGACGAGGTCGAGGATCGCGGCGAGATGCACCTCGACCTCGACGGGTGCGGACTCCTGCGCGGCGGCAGTGGGTTCGACGCTCATGCGTGGGCCTCGGCGCCGGTGCGGTCCGGGGCATCGGTCGAGGCGCCGGCATCCGTCGAGGCATCGGCATCCGACGCGGCACCGGTTGCGACGAGGTCGGATGCCTCGCGCCACGCCGTGTACCCGCCGTCGACGATCGTGACGGCCTCGCCCGCGGACGCGAGCGCCGCGGCTCCGCGACGCGACCGCAGGTCCACGAGGCAGTGCAGCACGAGCGCGGTGTCCTCCGTCACCGGCGGCAACCCTGCCGCCGCGGCCGCGGCCGCGATGCGTTCGCGAGCACCGGCCGGGTCTCGCAGGATCTCGCCGAGGGGGAGCGGCACCGAACCGGGGATGGCCCCGGCGGCGACCTCGTCGGGTTCGCGCACGTCGACCAGGGCGAACTCGTCGGCCCCGGCCGCGCGCGCCGCGAGGCGTTCGGTCAGTGCGGCGACGTCGACGTGGGCGACCGCGGGACGGTCCGAACCGGCACCGCCGGCACCGACCGCAGCGGTACCGCCACCGGCGGCACTGCGACCGGCAACACCGACACGGACCGCGTCCACACGCGGGATCGCGGCGGCCGTCGGCGCCACGTCGCAGGCGGGTGCCACGGAGCCTGTCCGCGCGGCGGGCGCCGGGGCATCCGACGTCGCGATCAGCGGGATCTCGCGCTGCCGACCCCGCAGCGCGTCGATCACGAGCACGCGGCCGAGCAGCGGCTCGCCGATGCCCGTGATGAGCTTCACGGCCTCCTGCGCCATCATCGCGCCGACCTGCCCGCAGAGGGCGCCGAGCACGCCGGCCTCGGCGCACGAGGGCACCTCGCCGGGCGCGGGCGGCTCGGGGAACAGCGTGCGTAACCGCACGCCGTCGCCGGTCGGGGGCGTGGCCCAGAACACCGACAGCTGGGCGTCGAACCGGAGCACGCTCGCCCAGACCAGCGGCAGGCCGAGCTCGGCGCACGTGTCGTCGACGAGGTAGCGGGTCTCGAAGGTGTCGGTGCCGTCGAGCACGAGGTCGTAGCCCGAGAGGAGTTCGCGGGCGTTGGCCGCGACGAGCCGGACGCCGTGACGGATCACGGTGGCGTCGGGGGCGAGCTGGGCGATCGACTCGGCGGCGCTGTCGACCTTCGGATGCCCGAGGTCGTGGATGCCGTGCAGCGGCTGCCGGTGCAGGTTCGAGTGCTCGACGACGTCGTCGTCGACGATGCCGATGGTGCCGACGCCCGCGGCGGCGAGCCAGGTGAGCGCGGGCGAGCCGAGGCCGCCGGCGCCGATGACCACCACCCGGGCGTTCGCGAGCCGTCGCTGGCCGAGGTCGCCGAGCTCGGGCAGGCGGCGCTGCCGGTCGGTGCGGCCGACCTCGCCCGCGGGCAGCGCGGGCGCGGGTTCGACCAGGGGAGGCAGGGACATGCCTCAACGCTAACCCGGCCGGGCGGTTGCGGGCTCGGCACCCGGTCACGTGACGACGCGCATCGCGCGGCATCCGACTCGACAACTCCGCATCTGCGGAAGTAATCTTCCATTCATGCCGCACTATCGGATTTCAGAACTCGCGAGCCTGCTCGGCGTCAGCGACGACACCGTGCGCCGCTGGATCGATGCCGGCACGCTCGCCGCCACGACCGATGACGTCGGCCGGCTCATCGTCGACGGCGTCGACGCCGCCCGCCGCGCCGTCGAACTCGCCGAGGCCGCCGAGGACCCGTCGCGCGTCGGCCGCAGCGCGCGCAACCGGTTCGTCGGCATCGTCACCCGCATCCAACGCGACGGCATCATGGCGCAGGTCGACATCCAGGCGGGCCCCCACCGCGTCGTCTCGCTCATGTCCGCCGAAGCCGTCGACGACCTCCGGCTCGAACCGGGCTCGCTCGCCGTCGCCGTCGTCAAGGCCACCACCGTCATCGTCGAGACCCCGGAAGGATCCCGTTGAACACCCGCCGCATCACCCACCCCACCGCCGCTCGCATCCCGTCCCGCTCCGCCACGCGCGGTGCGTCCCGCGCCGCCGGGATCCTCGTCGCCGGCCTCGCCGCGCTCGCGCTCGTCGGCTGCGCGACGGGCGGCACGTCCGGCGACAGCTCGTCGCCCGAGCCGACCGCGTCGGCGGATGCCGCTCCCGAGCTCGAGGGCGAGCTGACGGTCTACGCCGCGGCGTCCCTGACGGCCTCCTTCGACGAGCTCGCCGAGTCGTTCGAGGAGGCCCACCCCGGCGTCGACGTCCTGCCGATCGTCTACGACGGGTCGTCGGTGCTCGCGACGCAGCTCGTCGAGGGCGCGCCGGCCGACGTGTTCGCGTCCGCCGACGAGCGGACCATGGCGACCGTGACCGATGCCGACCTCGTCGACGGCGAACCCGAGCTGTTCGCGTCGAACACGCTGCGCATCGCGACTCCCGCCGGCAACCCCGGCGGCGTCGAGACGATCGACGATCTCGCCGACCCTGCCCTCTCGGTCGTGCTCTGCGCCGTCGAGGTGCCCTGCGGCGCCGCATCCCGCAAGCTGCTCGACCTCGACGGGGTGTCGGTGACACCCGTCAGCGAGGAGCAGAACGTCTCGGCGGTGCTCACGAAGGTGAAGTCCGGCGAGGCCGACGCGGGACTCGTCTACGCGACCGACGTGGCCGCTGCGGGCGACGACGTCGAGTCGATCGAGCCAGAGGGCGCCGACGAGGTCGTCAACACGTACCCGATCGCGGCGCTGCGCGGTGCCGCATCGTCCGACGTCGCGGCGGCGTTCGTCGCGTTCGTGCTCGGCGACGAGGGGCAGGCGGTGCTCGAGGCCCACGGGTTCGGCGCCCCGTGACCCGCACGGCGACGCTGCGGGACATCCCGCCGCTCGTCATCGTGCCGGCGGCGATCGGCGTCGCCGTGCTCGTCCTCCCGCTCCTGGCGTTGCTGGCGCGGGTCGACTGGACGACGTTCGTCGCCGACGCGACCTCGCCGGCCGCAGTCGAGGCGCTCGGCCTCTCGCTCGCGACGGCGACGGCGTCCACAGCCTGCTGCCTGGTACTCGGCGTGCCGCTCGCCCTCGTGATCGCGCGGGCGTCGGGCCGCCTCGCCGGTTGGCTTCGGGCGCTGGTGACGATCCCGCTGGTGCTGCCGCCGATGGTGGGCGGCATCGCCCTGCTCTACCTGCTCGGCCGGACCAGCCCGCTCGGGCAGTGGCTCGACGACGCCGTCGGCCTGCGCCTGCCGTTCACGACGGCGGCCGTGATCATCGCGCAGACGTTCGTCGCGCTCCCGTTCCTGGTGCTCTCGGTCGAGGGCACCGTGCGCGCCGCCGGCACCGCCTACGAGCGCGTCGCCGCGACCCTCGGGGCGAGCCGGTGGACCGCGTTCCGCCGCATCACCCTGCCGCTCGCGGCGCCCGGTCTCGTCGCCGGCACCGTGCTGTGCTTCGCCCGCGCGCTCGGCGAGTTCGGCGCGACCGCGCTCTTCGCGGGCAACGCCGCGGGCACGACCCGCACGATGCCCCTCGCGATCTACACCGCGTTCAACGGCGCGGGCGTCACCCAGGGCACCGCGGTCGCCCTGTCGCTCATGCTGCTCGCCGTCGCGGTCGTGATCCTCGTGCTCGTGCGCGGCTGGCGACCGGGGAGCTCGACGTGACGGATGCCACCGGCGCTCGCCGCGTCCGCGCGACGCCCGGTGCGCCCACCACGTCGGATGCCCCGCGCGGCGCGCTCACCGCCGAAGTCGCGCTCGCGCGCGACGCCTTCCGGCTCGACGCCCGGATCGGGCTCCTCCCGGGCGAGGTGCTCGCCCTCCTCGGCCCGAACGGTGCCGGCAAGTCGACGATCCTCGGCATGCTCGCGGGCCTCGAGCGACCGGACGCAGGGCGCGTCGCGCTCGACGGTGTCGTGCTCGACGACGTCACGGCCGGCACCCACGTGCGGCCGGAGCGGCGCCGCATCGGCCTGCTCGGCCAGGACCCGCGACTCTTCCCGCACCTCACGGCGGCCCAGAACATCGCCTTCGGCCCGCGGACCGCGGGCATGCACCGGCGCGACGCCGCAGCGCTCGCCGCGGACTGGCTCGACCGCGTCGGGCTCTCGGGACTCGGCGACCGACGGCCCGCCGAACTCTCGGGCGGGCAGCGCCAGCGCGCGGCCATCGCACGCGCGCTCGCCGCGGCGCCCTCGGTACTCCTGCTCGACGAGCCCTTCGCGTCGCTCGACGTCGAGGTCGTCACCGACATCCGCCGGCTCCTCCGTGAGCAGCTCGCCGCGTCGGGCACCTCCGCCGTGGTCGTGAGCCACGACGTGCTCGACGCCGTCGTGCTCGCCGACCGCACCGCCGTCATCGAACGCGGGCGCATCGTCGACGACGGGCCGACCGCGAGCGTGCTCTCGGCGCCGCGCAGCCCGTTCACCGCCGCGATCGCCGGGGTCAACCTGCTGATCGGCACGGTGCGCGACGGTGCGGTGCAGGCGGGCGGCGAACGATTCGCTGGGCAGGGCGGCGAGACGCTGCGCGACGGCGAGCCCGCAGCGGCGGTGTTCCGGCCGGCCTCGGTCATCGTCGCCGTGCAGCGGCCCGAGGGCACGAGCCTGCGCAACATCTGGCGTGAGCGCCTCGTCGCGATCGATCCGGCGCAGGGCGGCGCCCGGCTCCGGTTCGACCGGCCGGCCCTCGCCGCCGAGGTGACGGCGGCCGCGCTCGCCGAACTCGGCCTCTCGGTCGGCGACGAGGTCTGGCTGGCGGTGAAGGCATCCGAGGTGCGCGTGCACGCCCTGGACTGACGCCTGCACGCCCTGGACTGACGCCTGCACGCCCTGGACTGAATCGCCGGCCGCAAGCTGAGCACCCCTCGATAGGATCGGGCCATGTCCGACGATGCGGTCCAGCAGGCGAAGGAAGCGGCCGCGCAGGCCGCAGCAGCGGCCGAGGCGCTCCAGGCGCAGGCCCAGGAGGCGATCCGCAGGGCGGAGAAGGCGGCGCAGCTCGCGCAGGCTGCCGCCGAGGCGCAACAGGCCGCGGCCGAGGCGCAGGAGGCGTCGCAGCGCGCGAGCGCGACGGCCTCCGCACCCGCGGAAGCACCCGCCGAGGCATCCGCACCCGCGGAAGCGCCCGCGGAGGCGTCCGCCGAGGCGTCCGCCGAGGCATCCGCGAACGCTCCCGCCGCCGCGTCCGGCCCGCTCGACCAGGCGCAGGTCGATGCGATCCGCGCCGGATACGCCTTCGAGGGGCGGGCGCTCGAGATGGGTGCGCTCGTCAACGGCGACGCGCTGCCCGACGTCCCCGTGCGCATCCCGATCGCGATGACGAACCGGCACGGGCTCGTCGCCGGTGCGACCGGCACCGGCAAGACCCGCACGTTGCAGGTGCTCGTCGAGCAGCTCTCAGCCGCGGGCGTCGCGGTCTTCGCCGCCGACATCAAGGGCGACCTGTCGGGTATCGCGACGCCCGGCGAATCGAGCGAGAAGCTGCTGGCCCGCACCGCGGGAATCGGACAGGACTGGACGCCGGCCTCCTTCCCCGTCGAGTACTTCGCGCTGGGCGGCGTCGGCCGCGGCGTGCCGATCCGCGCGACCGTCGCCGGGTTCGGGCCGCTCCTGCTCAGCAAGGTGCTCGGGCTCAACGCCACGCAGGAGTCGAGCCTCGCACTGGTCTTCCATTACGCCGAGGATGCCGGGCTCGCCCTGCTCGACCTCGAGGACCTGCGCTCGGTGCTGCAGTACCTCGTGAGCGACGAGGGCAAGGGCGAACTCGAGGGGCTCGGCGGCCTGTCGAAGGCGACGGTCGGCGTGATCCTGCGCGCGCTGGTCGCGTTCGCCGAGGCCGGTGCCGACGCGCTGTTCGGCGAACCCGAGATCGACACGGCCGAGTTCCTGCGCGTGGCTTCCGACGGCCGCGGCATCGTCAGCCTGCTCGAGGTACCGGGCGTCGCCGACAAGCCGGCCCTCTACTCGACGTTCCTCATGTGGTTGCTGGCCGACCTGTTCAACGACCTGCCCGAGGTCGGCGACCTCGACCAGCCCAAGCTGGTGTTCTTCTTCGACGAGGCGCACCTGCTGTTCGCCGACGCGTCGAAGGACTTCCTCGCACAGGTCGTGCAGACCGTCCGACTCATCCGGTCGAAGGGCGTCGGGGTGTTCTTCGTCACGCAGACCCCGAAGGACGTTCCCGGCGATGTGCTCGCGCAGCTCGGTTCGCGCGTCCAGCACCAACTGCGGGCCTTCACGCCCGACGACGCGAAGTCGCTCCGGCAGACCGTGTCGACCTACCCCAGGTCGGGCTACGAGCTCGAGGAGGTGCTCACCACCCTCGGCACCGGCGAGGCCATCGTCACCGTGATGAACGAGAAGGGCGCACCCAGCCCGGTCGCCTGGACCCGGCTGCGCGCTCCGCAGGCGCTCATGTCGCCGTCGTCGGATGCCTCGATCGACCAGGTCGTCGCCGCCTCGCCGCTGCAGGCCAGGTACGGCGCCGAGGTCGATCGCGAGTCGGCGCACGAGCTCCTCACGGCCAAGATGAACGCGGCCGCCGAGGCGCAGGCCGCAGCCGACGCCGCCGTCGCCCAGGCGAAGGCCGACGCGGAGGCCGCCAAGCTGCAGGCTGCAGCCGAGAAGCAGCGCGAGAAGGAGGCGAAGGCCGCGCAGGCCGAGTACGACCGGATCATGAAGCAGACGTCCGGCGCGAGCCGATCGCGCTCCGGTTCGCGGTCGGGATCCGCATCGCGCGGCGGGGGTTCGATGCTCGAGCAGGTGCTCGGCTCGAAGGCGACCCGCGACGTGCTGACCAGCGTCGTGGAGGGTATCTTCGGAACTCGGCGCAGACGCTGAACCACCGAGGAGCTCCATGCCCGCAATCCGTCCGTACCGTGTCGCCGACCGCGACCGGATCCGGCACATCTGCCTGCTCACCGCGCGCGGCGGCGGCGATGCGACGGGCGTCTACTCGGACGACTCGCTGATG from Agromyces sp. LHK192 includes these protein-coding regions:
- a CDS encoding sulfate/molybdate ABC transporter ATP-binding protein; this encodes MTDATGARRVRATPGAPTTSDAPRGALTAEVALARDAFRLDARIGLLPGEVLALLGPNGAGKSTILGMLAGLERPDAGRVALDGVVLDDVTAGTHVRPERRRIGLLGQDPRLFPHLTAAQNIAFGPRTAGMHRRDAAALAADWLDRVGLSGLGDRRPAELSGGQRQRAAIARALAAAPSVLLLDEPFASLDVEVVTDIRRLLREQLAASGTSAVVVSHDVLDAVVLADRTAVIERGRIVDDGPTASVLSAPRSPFTAAIAGVNLLIGTVRDGAVQAGGERFAGQGGETLRDGEPAAAVFRPASVIVAVQRPEGTSLRNIWRERLVAIDPAQGGARLRFDRPALAAEVTAAALAELGLSVGDEVWLAVKASEVRVHALD
- a CDS encoding helicase HerA-like domain-containing protein: MSDDAVQQAKEAAAQAAAAAEALQAQAQEAIRRAEKAAQLAQAAAEAQQAAAEAQEASQRASATASAPAEAPAEASAPAEAPAEASAEASAEASANAPAAASGPLDQAQVDAIRAGYAFEGRALEMGALVNGDALPDVPVRIPIAMTNRHGLVAGATGTGKTRTLQVLVEQLSAAGVAVFAADIKGDLSGIATPGESSEKLLARTAGIGQDWTPASFPVEYFALGGVGRGVPIRATVAGFGPLLLSKVLGLNATQESSLALVFHYAEDAGLALLDLEDLRSVLQYLVSDEGKGELEGLGGLSKATVGVILRALVAFAEAGADALFGEPEIDTAEFLRVASDGRGIVSLLEVPGVADKPALYSTFLMWLLADLFNDLPEVGDLDQPKLVFFFDEAHLLFADASKDFLAQVVQTVRLIRSKGVGVFFVTQTPKDVPGDVLAQLGSRVQHQLRAFTPDDAKSLRQTVSTYPRSGYELEEVLTTLGTGEAIVTVMNEKGAPSPVAWTRLRAPQALMSPSSDASIDQVVAASPLQARYGAEVDRESAHELLTAKMNAAAEAQAAADAAVAQAKADAEAAKLQAAAEKQREKEAKAAQAEYDRIMKQTSGASRSRSGSRSGSASRGGGSMLEQVLGSKATRDVLTSVVEGIFGTRRRR